A region of the Stieleria neptunia genome:
TCAAGTAGTTGCGGTGCGGCGGTGTAGGTCAGGCTGTGCCTGACGGCCCATTGGCATGCACAGCATGCCCTACGCGGCTCAAGCGAAACGGTGCGTTGATTGTTAGCGGCAGGGCGCGAGCCCTCCGGTCTTTCGAAGTGTTTTCAAACTGAAACAATCCATGAAACAACGATTCAAGGTGGTGATCACCGATCTGATGACCGAGCCGCTGGACGCCGAGCGTCGCGTACTGGACGATGTCGCCGAGGTGATCGCGTTGGACGCGAAGAGTGAAACGGACTTGATCGGCAAAATCGAAGACGCCGATGCGGTGATGGTTTATCACTATTTGACGTTTTCCGAATCCAGTATCGATCGGTTGACGCAATGCCGCGCGATCGTGCGGCCGGGTGTCGGCTACGATGCGATTGATTTGGCGGCGGCGCGACGGCGGGGGATTCCGGTTTGCAACGTACCGGACTATGGGACGGAAGAAGTCGCCGATTCGGCAGTGGCGATGGCAATCTCGCTCGCCCGCGGCGCGCATTTTCTCAACAGCCGATTGCGGCGCGGCGTCGGTCAGTGGAATGTCGACCAGGCGACGCCGATCGCTCGGCTGCGCGGTCGGCGATTTGGAATCGTGGGATGCGGACGCATCGGAACGGCGGCGGCGCTGCGTGCCAAAGCATTCGGGCTGGACGTCGCGTTTTACGATCCGTATCGCCCCGATGGCCTGGACAAGGCATTGGGGATTCGACGCATCGAACGGCTCGAGGACCTGTTGGCGTCCTCGCACATCGTCAGTGTGCATTGCCCGCTGACCGAGGAAACGCGGGGAATGATCGCCGGTCCGGAAATCGCTCGGATGCCGCGCGGTTCGTATTTGGTCAACACGGCGCGGGGCGGCATCGTGGACACGCGGGCGGTGGTGGAGGCGCTGGCGAGCGGTCAGCTGGCCGGAGCCGGGATCGATGTGTTGGAACACGAACCGCCGCAGCAAGACAGCCCCGTGTTGGCGGCATGGCGTGATCCGAATCACCCCGCCCACGATCGATTGCTGCTCAATCCCCACACGGCCTATTACTGCGACGAGGGAAGCGACGAGTTCCGCACCAAGGGGGCGCAAGAAGTGTTGCGTGCATTGTTGGGCCAGCCGTTGCGGAATGTGGTGAATGAAGACGTTTTGCCCTCTCCCCGCCCGCGTTGATCCTAGCGGGATGGCATGCACAGCATGCCCTACTTTGATGGATTGGGCCAGTTTAGATGCTTGTGTAGAAAGTCGAATGTGCCTTGGCCGTTGATGGTGTGGGGGCCGTCGAACCATTCGATTTCGGTACGGTCTGGGATCTTGAGGCGGGCGGCGTAGAGATTTCGCACCTTGGCGTATTCATGCGCCACCCACTGGTCGGTGGCGACGCCGTCAAAATGCCCGCGTTCGACCATGAAGGGACGCGGACAAATCAAAGACGCCATTTCCGAATAGTTAAAGGTTTCGCCCAGGTTCCATTCAAAGATCTCGTATTCGCCGGTCCCGACGTAGCTGAACGGGTGCCGCGTCGAAGCGTTCTTGAGCACCCATTCGTTGAAGTCGGCCGAGCAGATCGACAGACAGTAGTCGGTCACGAGGGCGGGAATCCGCATCGCCGATTTTCCGCCGTAGCTGAGACCATAAAATGCGATCCGATCGCCGTCGACTTGGGGCAGCGACTTGAGCCAATTGACGATCTGTTGATGCTGGGGCACGATCACCGAGAACAGCGTCTTGCCCAGCGGATTCGCCTTGCGTTGCAACGTGCGAAAACGATCTTTAAACAGGTAGGGGTTCTGCGGCGCGAAGGTGATGAACCCGCGCCGAGCCAGCTGGGCGGCAAAGTCGTGGTAGGCCCGGTGATCGCCCAGAAACGTATCGGTGGGACGCCCTTCCAAGCCGTGTTGGCAGACGACGACCGGGCGTTTTTCACCCGGCTTCAGATCATCGGGAACGATCAGCACCCCGTAGGCGATCACATCCTCAAAGACGTCCAAGACCACTTCGTAGCCCGTCCATCCCGGTTCCTGCCACGTTTTTCGTACGCGGGCGTTCGGCGGCAGCAACGGATCGTCGAAGTGTCCGATCACTTCGTCGCGGAAAATCTGCCGATAACGCTTTGACGATCGGACATAGTCATCGATTGAACTCGTGTTGAGATCCTTCGTGAAGGTGCGGCGGACGAATGGGGACTCACGCAGCAGCAATTGGTTGTGGCGATCGAGATGTTCCACCAGCCGCGTTTGCATTGCCGACTCGTCGACCTGCCGCACGACATCGACGCCGCGTTGCTGTCGATCCGCACGCGGGCGGTTGATCAAGAGTTCGACGAAACGGTCCGTGGTGGCTTGGTCGCAAGGCGCGTCACGGAACGCCGTTTCGTCGATCTGCCAATGTTCGTGTTCGATCAAGGGGCGGACCAACTGCCGCGCCCGTTCGACTTCTTGTTTTCCTTCGCTGAGGTGAATCGAACGAACCGTGCCAGGGGCGCCGCCACCGCTGCCGTCCAAGGTACGTTGGGGCGTTTGGGCGTGATTGATCAAGGCCTTGCGCGGCGCGACCAGCGTCAGGGTTTCCGCGTTCCCGAATTCATCTAACCAGCCGAAGACATTTCGATCGATCGGCTCGGTCCAGATCGAATCGCTGGCCCCAAAGCTGCCGCCGACGCAGAGTGCGTCGACTCGTTGGTCGAGCGCGGCCGTTGCCAGGGCGATTCGACCGCCTTCGCCGGCGCCGATCACCCCGATCGGACGCGACGAATCAAAGCTGTCGATCGCCGCACGCACCATTTGGACTTCGTAACCGATCGGATGCCGCCCCAACTCGAACGCCGATCGATAGATGTATTCCCGGTTGGTCAGCTTGGCTCGCCCGCGGGGATTGATCTCGCGGCTGATCAGCATCGGAACCAACACGCGACAATCACGCTCGGCCAGCCGTCTGGCGAATTGCAAATCGGGTTCGATGCCTTCGGCTATCCCACTGATTTGCCCGGGCGTTTGGTCGCAATCGGGAATCGCGACGACGTTTGCCGCGACCGCGATCGGTTCGATCGGTTCCAACAACAGGCCTTCAGCGTACACCGAGACGATCGACCGACCGGGGTCGGGGTCTTGCAGAACCGGCCAGCGAACCGAATAGACCCGGTAGCCCGAGAGCGAGTCGTCGACCGAGGAGCCGACGACGAAGTTTCGTTCAATGACCACCGGAGCAACTCGGTCTTCATGGGCGCCGAGCATGCGGGCCAACCGGTCTCGATTGGGCTGGATCGAGCGGACGTAGAATTGCTGGAAAGTGAAATCGCGATTCCAATGTCGCTGGCGGGCGGCGGCGGATTCACTCAGCTTGCCGAGCAAGAACCGATCAATGCCATCGATCATGTCCGAGGCGATGTCGCCTTGGAGTTCAAGCGGCGCTGCGTCGGGGAACAGGGATGATGGAGGGGGGACCGCAGCATCTTGCGCACCGCAGATTCGCGAACTGATGAGCGTCAAACAACCAGCTGCGACGACCGATCTCAGCAGCCACTGCCGCAAGCGGACCGTTTCGGTGGAGTGGAAAGGAAACATGATGGAGACCCAGGGAGGGAAGAATCGCAGGATAACGGAAGGAAACAGCCGGTGAGGAACGCCAAAAGAATTGGCACATCTGCCAAATGATCGGGCACTCGAGGGCTCGTTCCGGCCCCTTCGCGAGCAGTGGACAGGTAAGTGGCTGCCGTTCGTACAACGTTTTATACAGCGTTCTCGGCAACGGCACTGTAATTGCTGTGATAATCGCTCGCCCCACGCTATCTCGATGAACGAACTGTTTCCGAGCCCATTGATGACGCAAAAGCAAAAAAACAACAAAGTCCGTGAACTGCCCGACCCGTTATTGCGCACGACGGGTGATGTGAAGGTCAAGAAGCACAAAATCGATCAAGCCGTCTACGAAAAAGAACTGGCTCGACTGCAAGTCGAACTTGTCAAGCTACAGGAATGGGTCAAGCACGAACGATTGCGGGTCGTCGTCATTTTCGAGGGCCGCGATGCGGCAGGCAAGGGAGGCGTGATCAAACGAATCACGGAGAGTCTGAATCCGCGGATTTGTCGTGTCGTTGCATTGGGCACACCCACCGAACGTGAAAAATCGTCTTGGTATTTCCAGCGTTACGTCGCCCATCTTCCCGCCGCCGGCGAAATCGTGTTGATGGATCGAAGTTGGTACAACCGAGCGGGGGTCGAACACGTGATGGGGTTCTGCACTCAAACCCAGTACCATGAATTCTTAAGATCTTGTCCCGAATTTGAAAGGCTGCTGGTTCGGTCCGGCATCCAACTGATCAAGTATTGGTTCTCCGTCAGTGACGACGAACAGGAAAAGCGATTTCAAAAGCGGATGAAGGATCCGACACGAAGTTGGAAATTGAGCCCGATGGATGTCGAGTCGCGATCACGGTGGATCGAGTACTCCAAGGCGAAGGATACGATGTTTGCCCACACGGATATCAAGCAGGCACCGTGGTACGTTGTCAAAGCCGACGTCAAAAAGTGTGCACGGCTCAATTGCATTTCCCACTTCCTGAGCATGATCCCTTATAAAGACCTGACGCCAACGCCAGAAGCTTTGCCACCTCGCCCCGCCGCAGGTGCCTACATTCGTCCGCCGTTGGAAGATCAGACGTTTATTCCAGAGCTTTGGTGAAATGCACAAGTACGTGATCATGGGTGTTCAGGGTTGTGGCAAGGGAACGCAGGCGGCCAAGTTGGTCAACGCGTTCGACTTGGTACACATCAGTGTCGGCGACATCTTTCGCTGGCACATCAAGAATCACACCAAGCTGGGGGCGCAGGTCAAACGCATCGTCTCAGCGGGAAACTTGGTGGGCGACGATGTGGTGGAGACCATCGTTCACCGGCGGTTGGACGAACACGACTGGAACTACGGTTTCATCCTCGACGGATTTCCCCGCAGCGAGTCGCAGGCGTTGTTCTTTTTGGAGACGTACGACATCGACGCGGTGATTCATATCGAAGTCCCCGATGACGTGGTCCGTCAACGTGTCTTGTCGCGTCGATTGTGCAGCGGTTGCGGGCTCGATTACAACCTGATCTCACACCGGCCGGAGGTCGAAGATATTTGCGACGTGTGCGGCAGCCCGTTGCGGGCGCGTCCCGATGACACCGAAGAGGCGCTGGCGGGGCGGTTGAAGGATTACCACACGAAAACCAAACCGGTGTTGAGTCTGTTTGAGCGGAAAGAGTTGGTGCTGGACATCGACGGGACGGCCGCACCCGATGCGATCCATCAAGAGATTCGGACGAAGTTGGGTTGCTGAGGGTGAGTGCCGCTCGCAAGACCGGACGGCTTGCGGGCTGTCGTTTTATTCGGGATCTGCTGAGTCAATGGTGAGCCGCTGGCCGTAAGGCCTCGGGCGGGCGCCGGAATGCCCGGCCGCTTACGCGGCGCGCGCGGCTCACAAAATCGACAGGCAACTTGCGCCCTGTCGCGAAAATCTCGCCAAGCGAAAGGGGATCGAAGCTCTGCAGCGTCGACGTTACGGGGTGCCGATGCAAACGAGATGCTCACGGGTGCGAACATATAGCTTGCCGTCGGAAATCGCCGGGGAGGCGAACACCATTTCGCCCAGGGAGTTTTCGGCGACAATCTGTGGCTCCCGAGCGGCCTTCATCACGATCGTTTCGCCGTCGTCGGTGGTGAAGTAAACCAATCCGTTTGCCGTCACCAACGAAGCGCTGAAGTGTCGGCCCAAGCGTTCTCGCCAAACACGTTCTCCGGTTTGGCTGTCAAAGCAGTGGGCGATGCCGCGGTCGTCGGCGATGAACAGCAAATCGTTGGTGACGACCGGCGAGGGCACGTAGCTTTGCGCTTCGTTGACGTGCCAGTTGACGTGGGACTCGGTGACGTCGCCGCTGCCGTCGGGGCGAATCGACATCACGTGGTAGGTCGGAAAACCGGCGGTCAAATACAAGTTCTTGTTGTCATAGACCATCGAGGCGACAAACTGTTCGGTCGGGCCTTCGATCCACCAGAGTCGTTTTCCGGTGCGGGGATCGAAGCCTGCGACACGTTTGCTACCCGTCATGACGGCTTGCACCGTGCCGTCGATTTCGCACAGCAGCGGAGTGACGTAGCTGCGGGTTTGGTGCACCCGCGGGGTTTTCCAGACCAGGTCGCCGGTCGTTTTGTCGAGTGCCGCCAGGTACGATTCGCCGTCGTGGTCGCCGTTGACGAGCACGAGGTTTTCAAACAACACCGGACTGGTGCAGTAGCCGTGAACGCTGGAGAACGAGCCGACGGTGACCAACCATTTCTGATTGCCCCGATGGTCGTAACTGGCAACGACCATCTCGCCGGGCCGGCCGCGTTCTCCGCTGGTGTCCTCGGTTTGAAAGAATGTGACATAAACGTGTTGATCGTCGGCCGCGGGGGTGCCCGAGGCGTGACTGTTCAGCTTGTGCATTCCCTCCAGCGGGGCTGCGATCACCTCGCGGGTCCATTTGATTTGACCACCGGAG
Encoded here:
- a CDS encoding outer membrane protein assembly factor BamB family protein — its product is MRVGLLLVMMVAGCLGHAEDWPQWRGPRGDGTSQETSVPTEWDAATGKNIVWKTPITGSGYSSPILIGDSIFLTSCDETTRARLLHCLDRSGGQIKWTREVIAAPLEGMHKLNSHASGTPAADDQHVYVTFFQTEDTSGERGRPGEMVVASYDHRGNQKWLVTVGSFSSVHGYCTSPVLFENLVLVNGDHDGESYLAALDKTTGDLVWKTPRVHQTRSYVTPLLCEIDGTVQAVMTGSKRVAGFDPRTGKRLWWIEGPTEQFVASMVYDNKNLYLTAGFPTYHVMSIRPDGSGDVTESHVNWHVNEAQSYVPSPVVTNDLLFIADDRGIAHCFDSQTGERVWRERLGRHFSASLVTANGLVYFTTDDGETIVMKAAREPQIVAENSLGEMVFASPAISDGKLYVRTREHLVCIGTP
- a CDS encoding alpha/beta hydrolase family protein, with amino-acid sequence MFPFHSTETVRLRQWLLRSVVAAGCLTLISSRICGAQDAAVPPPSSLFPDAAPLELQGDIASDMIDGIDRFLLGKLSESAAARQRHWNRDFTFQQFYVRSIQPNRDRLARMLGAHEDRVAPVVIERNFVVGSSVDDSLSGYRVYSVRWPVLQDPDPGRSIVSVYAEGLLLEPIEPIAVAANVVAIPDCDQTPGQISGIAEGIEPDLQFARRLAERDCRVLVPMLISREINPRGRAKLTNREYIYRSAFELGRHPIGYEVQMVRAAIDSFDSSRPIGVIGAGEGGRIALATAALDQRVDALCVGGSFGASDSIWTEPIDRNVFGWLDEFGNAETLTLVAPRKALINHAQTPQRTLDGSGGGAPGTVRSIHLSEGKQEVERARQLVRPLIEHEHWQIDETAFRDAPCDQATTDRFVELLINRPRADRQQRGVDVVRQVDESAMQTRLVEHLDRHNQLLLRESPFVRRTFTKDLNTSSIDDYVRSSKRYRQIFRDEVIGHFDDPLLPPNARVRKTWQEPGWTGYEVVLDVFEDVIAYGVLIVPDDLKPGEKRPVVVCQHGLEGRPTDTFLGDHRAYHDFAAQLARRGFITFAPQNPYLFKDRFRTLQRKANPLGKTLFSVIVPQHQQIVNWLKSLPQVDGDRIAFYGLSYGGKSAMRIPALVTDYCLSICSADFNEWVLKNASTRHPFSYVGTGEYEIFEWNLGETFNYSEMASLICPRPFMVERGHFDGVATDQWVAHEYAKVRNLYAARLKIPDRTEIEWFDGPHTINGQGTFDFLHKHLNWPNPSK
- a CDS encoding adenylate kinase family protein, encoding MHKYVIMGVQGCGKGTQAAKLVNAFDLVHISVGDIFRWHIKNHTKLGAQVKRIVSAGNLVGDDVVETIVHRRLDEHDWNYGFILDGFPRSESQALFFLETYDIDAVIHIEVPDDVVRQRVLSRRLCSGCGLDYNLISHRPEVEDICDVCGSPLRARPDDTEEALAGRLKDYHTKTKPVLSLFERKELVLDIDGTAAPDAIHQEIRTKLGC
- a CDS encoding C-terminal binding protein, which codes for MKQRFKVVITDLMTEPLDAERRVLDDVAEVIALDAKSETDLIGKIEDADAVMVYHYLTFSESSIDRLTQCRAIVRPGVGYDAIDLAAARRRGIPVCNVPDYGTEEVADSAVAMAISLARGAHFLNSRLRRGVGQWNVDQATPIARLRGRRFGIVGCGRIGTAAALRAKAFGLDVAFYDPYRPDGLDKALGIRRIERLEDLLASSHIVSVHCPLTEETRGMIAGPEIARMPRGSYLVNTARGGIVDTRAVVEALASGQLAGAGIDVLEHEPPQQDSPVLAAWRDPNHPAHDRLLLNPHTAYYCDEGSDEFRTKGAQEVLRALLGQPLRNVVNEDVLPSPRPR
- the ppk2 gene encoding polyphosphate kinase 2; translation: MTQKQKNNKVRELPDPLLRTTGDVKVKKHKIDQAVYEKELARLQVELVKLQEWVKHERLRVVVIFEGRDAAGKGGVIKRITESLNPRICRVVALGTPTEREKSSWYFQRYVAHLPAAGEIVLMDRSWYNRAGVEHVMGFCTQTQYHEFLRSCPEFERLLVRSGIQLIKYWFSVSDDEQEKRFQKRMKDPTRSWKLSPMDVESRSRWIEYSKAKDTMFAHTDIKQAPWYVVKADVKKCARLNCISHFLSMIPYKDLTPTPEALPPRPAAGAYIRPPLEDQTFIPELW